In Lates calcarifer isolate ASB-BC8 linkage group LG4, TLL_Latcal_v3, whole genome shotgun sequence, a genomic segment contains:
- the LOC108883425 gene encoding tubulin beta-2A chain gives MREIVHIQAGQCGNQIGAKFWEVISDEHGIDPTGSYQGDSDLQLERINVYYNEASGSKFVPRAILVDLEPGTMDSVRSGPFGQLFRPDNFVFGQSGAGNNWAKGHYTEGAELVDSVLDVVRKESENCDCLQGFQLTHSLGGGTGSGMGTLLISKIREEYPDRIMNTFSVMPSPKVSDTVVEPYNATLSVHQLVENTDETFSIDNEALYDICFRTLKLTTPTYGDLNHLVSATMSGVTTCLRFPGQLNADLRKLAVNMVPFPRLHFFMPGFAPLTSRGSQQYRALSVPELTQQMFDAKNMMAACDPRHGRYLTVAAIFRGRMSMKEVDEQMLSVQNKNSSYFVEWIPNNVKTAVCDIPPRGLKMSATFIGNSTAIQELFRRISEQFTAMFRRKAFLHWYTGEGMDEMEFTEAESNMNDLVSEYQQYQDATADEMGEYEEDEIEDEEEVRHDVRH, from the exons ATGAGGGAAATCGTTCACATCCAGGCTGGGCAGTGTGGAAATCAGATTGGGGCGAAG TTCTGGGAAGTGATAAGTGACGAGCATGGAATCGATCCCACCGGTAGTTACCAAGGTGACAGTGACCTGCAGCTGGAGAGGATAAATGTCTACTACAATGAGGCATcag GCAGTAAATTTGTCCCCCGTGCCATTCTGGTGGACCTGGAGCCAGGAACCATGGATTCAGTTCGCTCCGGCCCATTTGGACAGCTATTCAGGCCGGACAACTTTGTCTTTG GTCAAAGTGGAGCAGGAAATAACTGGGCGAAGGGTCACTACACCGAGGGAGCTGAGCTGGTCGACTCAGTCCTGGATGTGGTGAGGAAGGAATCTGAGAACTGCGACTGCCTCCAGGGCTTTCAGCTCACTCACTCTCTGGGTGGAGGCACGGGCTCAGGAATGGGCACGCTGCTCATTAGCAAGATCCGCGAGGAGTACCCTGACCGCATCATGAATACCTTCAGCGTCATGCCTTCCCCAAAGGTGTCCGACACTGTGGTGGAACCCTACAACGCCACTCTCTCAGTCCACCAGCTAGTGGAAAACACAGATGAGACCTTTAGCATTGACAATGAGGCCCTGTATGACATTTGCTTCCGCACCCTGAAGTTGACCACACCTACCTACGGAGACCTCAACCACCTAGTATCAGCCACCATGAGTGGGGTGACCACCTGTCTCCGCTTCCCTGGCCAACTCAATGCTGACCTCCGTAAGCTGGCTGTAAACATGGTGCCCTTCCCCCGCTTGCATTTCTTCATGCCGGGTTTCGCGCCTCTCACAAGTCGAGGCAGTCAGCAGTATCGTGCCCTGTCAGTGCCAGAGCTCACGCAGCAAATGTTCGATGCCAAGAACATGATGGCAGCCTGTGACCCTCGCCACGGACGCTACCTCACCGTGGCGGCCATCTTCCGCGGCCGTATGTCCATGAAGGAAGTGGACGAGCAGATGTTGAGTGTGCAAAACAAGAACAGCAGCTACTTTGTTGAATGGATTCCGAACAATGTCAAGACCGCCGTTTGCGACATCCCACCTCGTGGTCTCAAGATGTCCGCCACCTTCATTGGCAACAGCACGGCCATCCAAGAGCTTTTCAGGAGGATCTCAGAGCAGTTCACCGCCATGTTCCGCCGCAAGGCCTTCCTCCACTGGTACACTGGAGAGGGAATGGATGAGATGGAGTTCACTGAGGCCGAGAGCAACATGAACGACCTGGTGTCTGAATATCAGCAATACCAGGATGCTACCGCCGATGAGATGGGTGAATATGAGGAAGATGAAatagaggatgaggaggaagtcCGCCACGATGTTCGCCACTGA
- the slc22a23 gene encoding solute carrier family 22 member 23: MAVVQLDTGDHQPENGFVSPETTSPGLLTRIDGSVLPFLGGFGKYQKQLIVLTWIPALFIGFSQFSDNFLLAQPNNTCVQPLANLTISNQTVGHSSLLDGPKNISARLAYSHANGSTHNDTINTQCRCSEWTFELHTGLVQNVVTKWSLVCDSAWKVHIAKFSLLVGSIFGYLVFGILADWFGRHPVLIISVLFMLVFGLTVAFSVNVPMFSTLRFFEGFCLAGITLSLYVLRIELCMPGWRFSMTMVASFVVLGGQLLMPGVAYLCRDWQVLQAVIICPLLLMLSYIWIFPESLRWLLATQQYCRSKWIMGHIAEKNRVNMELDTDNILTELQRALQKKPKKTCIVKMVGTRNLWKNIVVLCVNSLTGYGIHHCFARSMMDPEAQETTMFHNFYADYYTMAGIAVASCMALCPAVGLMGRRGGLLMFMIITALASLLQLGLLNLLGKYSGHLNIDSSGTLNKNFSIAFSIIGMFSSHAVSNLSIFFCAEITPTVIRGGGLGLVLASAGFGMLTAPIMELHNQKGYFLHHIIFACCTLICIICILLLPETRYQPLPETLADGESYTRQPLLPPRKPGEQRLLLAQSESSRDYTRVHDTPLHEAAATAVSTMDSTASSAVDLTAPSVGDMSAPAFMEVHSGKPELKDPNSQSVPPLSSTPITALGKDGVIHASKEHLLSSTPLHKAPCITDPLLASAEEPPEIVQDAVEPLTDSTLPEMNDTGILPIKESAAPPAPSLDSSAPPAPQTVPASLLICTTPIIEPLPSSTLESPNPLSNDIDNIALELDPALPEDTYATSADSPTPSMHDSLPPSPAPSPVPITDSSNSSTDPPPSISTHSGIPIQLEIVDESPPPPLTVIDTVPDSAPPLVLDTVPTFVTDSGSTEATPPSLVDCTVSSPIDSGVLPIRDSASTENNTVNGVESS, from the exons ATGGCCGTGGTGCAGCTCGACACGGGGGACCATCAACCGGAGAACGGCTTCGTGTCCCCCGAAACCACGTCGCCGGGGCTGCTGACACGCATCGACGGTTCTGTTCTGCCGTTTCTCGGGGGATTTGGGAAGTACCAGAAACAGCTGATCGTGCTGACATGGATCCCGGCGCTGTTTATTGGATTCAGCCAGTTCTCTGACAATTTCCTCCTCGCCCAGCCAAACAACACATGCGTCCAACCTTTGGCGAACCTGACTATTTCTAATCAGACCGTGGGTCATTCCTCGTTGTTGGACGGTCCAAAAAACATCAGCGCGCGGCTGGCTTACAGTCACGCCAACGGGAGCACCCACAATGACACGATCAACACGCAGTGTAGGTGCAGCGAGTGGACATTCGAGCTGCACACGGGACTTGTACAGAACGTGGTTACCAAG TGGAGTCTGGTGTGTGACTCAGCATGGAAAGTCCATATTGCAAAGTTCTCTCTGTTGGTGGGATCCATCTTTGGATACCTGGTGTTTGGAATCCTGGCCGACTG GTTTGGCCGCCACCCGGTGCTGATCATATCGGTGCTGTTCATGCTGGTGTTTGGTCTGACTGTGGCCTTCTCCGTCAACGTCCCCATGTTCAGCACCCTGCGCTTCTTTGAGGGCTTCTGCCTGGCAGGGATCACCCTCTCCCTCTACGTCCTCA GGATCGAGCTGTGCATGCCAGGATGGCGCTTTTCCATGACCATGGTGGCCAGTTTTGTGGTGTTGGGCGGTCAGCTGCTGATGCCCGGTGTGGCCTACCTCTGTCGTGATTGGCAGGTACTCCAGGCTGTTATCATCTGCCCCCTACTGCTGATGCTGTCCTACATCTG GATCTTCCCTGAGTCACTGCGTTGGTTGCTGGCCACTCAGCAGTATTGCCGCTCCAAGTGGATCATGGGACACatagcagagaaaaacagagtgaatatGGAGCTCGACACAGATAACATCCTCACAG AACTGCAGAGAGCTCTTCAAAAGAAGCCCAAAAAGACGTGCATCGTGAAAATGGTCGGGACAAGAAACCTGTGGAAAAACATTGTTGTGCTCTGTGTCAACTC GCTAACAGGCTACGGGATCCACCACTGCTTTGCCCGCAGCATGATGGACCCCGAAGCCCAGGAAACCACCATGTTCCATAACTTCTATGCAGACTATTACACCATGGCGGGCATCGCGGTGGCGTCCTGCATGGCGCTGTGCCCAGCCGTGGGTCTGATGGGCCGGCGGGGGGGCCTCCTTATGTTCATGATCATCACTGCCCTagcatctctgctgcagctgggccTGCTCAACT TGCTGGGGAAATACAGCGGCCATCTGAATATAG ATAGCTCAGGTACGCTGAATAAGAACTTCTCCATTGCCTTCTCCATCATTGGCATGTTCTCCTCCCACGCAGTCAGCAACCTGAGCATCTTCTTCTGTGCTGAGATCACACCTACTGTGATCAG GGGTGGTGGTCTGGGCTTGGTGCTAGCCAGCGCTGGCTTCGGCATGCTGACTGCACCCATTATGGAGCTCCACAATCAGAAGGGCTATTTCCTTCACCACATAATCTTTGCCTGCTGCACCCTCATCTGCATCATCTGCATTCTCCTGCTGCCAGAGACCCGCTACCAGCCCCTCCCCGAGACTCTGGCTGACGGCGAGAGCTACACTCGTCAACCCCTCCTTCCCCCGAGGAAACCTGGAGAACAGCGCCTCTTGCTGGCCCAATCTGAGAGCAGCAGGGACTATACCAGGGTGCACGATACGCCACTCCATGAGGCGGCAGCCACTGCAGTGTCCACCATGGACTCCACTGCCTCGTCGGCTGTCGACTTGACCGCCCCGTCGGTCGGAGATATGTCTGCCCCAGCATTCATGGAGGTGCATTCCGGCAAGCCTGAGCTTAAAGACCCTAACAGTCAGTCGGTTCCACCTTTATCCTCGACCCCCATAACAGCACTGGGTAAAGATGGCGTCATACATGCCAGCAAAGAGCACCTGCTGTCTTCCACTCCTTTACACAAAGCCCCATGCATCACTGACCCACTTTTAGCCAGTGCTGAAGAACCTCCAGAGATAGTCCAGGATGCGGTTGAGCCATTGACGGATTCTACCCTTCCTGAGATGAATGACACTGGTATTTTACCTATAAAAGAGTCAGCTGCTCCCCCTGCCCCTTCATTGGACTCCTCTGCTCCCCCTGCTCCTCAAACTGTGCCCGCCTCCTTATTGATCTGCACCACACCCATCATTGAGCCCCTGCCTAGCTCCACATTAGAATCCCCAAACCCCTTAAGTAATGACATTGACAATATCGCCCTGGAACTTGACCCAGCTTTGCCAGAGGACACTTATGCCACTTCAGCGGACTCCCCTACTCCATCTATGCATGACAgtctccctccatcccctgctccctctcctGTTCCTATAACAGACAGTTCCAACAGTTCCACTGACCCTCCACCCTCCATTAGTACACACTCTGGCATTCCCATCCAGTTAGAAATAGTAGATGAatctccaccccctcctctgaCTGTCATAGACACTGTACCAGATTCAGCTCCTCCCCTTGTCTTAGATACAGTACCAACTTTTGTCACAGATTCAGGCTCTACAGAAGCAACCCCCCCCTCTCTAGTGGACTGCACCGTCTCCTCCCCCATAGACTCTGGTGTCCTCCCCATCAGGGACAGTGccagcacagaaaacaacactgtcAACGGCGTGGAGTCGTCGTGA